A window of the Tripterygium wilfordii isolate XIE 37 chromosome 12, ASM1340144v1, whole genome shotgun sequence genome harbors these coding sequences:
- the LOC120011035 gene encoding auxin-responsive protein IAA26-like isoform X1, which yields MDSSKNGKACPNLLDLIPKKGEWLVKRDEERVHVSSVEKSLELKLGPPGVQEWSMENSSKNNNKGRDNEKSINLSLGYFSSMSNNNSNDRNLTQKFSSSENFSSPWSTKGSSFLQFPSTTHQSIVKESSESQPCGTKVVDLQSAENKAFSPPPANTDVPNSSQKRTAPGPVVGWPPVRTFRKNLVSSSSSKASPDPQNGVPNKKIASEKQVESSSKGRFVKINMDGIPIGRKVDLKAYDSYEKLSKAVDELFRGLLAAQKDSPAHGVMNTEEEEKPITGVLDGSGEYTLVYEDNEGDRMLVGDVPWHMFVSMVKRLRVLKSSDVSALTPPSFSVSSGKPGRTKLDSAAMK from the exons ATGGATAGTTCGAAGAATGGTAAGGCTTGTCCTAATTTGCTAGATTTGATTCCCAAAAAGGGAGAGTGGCTTGTGAAGAGAGATGAAGAGCGAGTCCATGTGTCCTCTGTGGAGAAAAGCCTTGAATTAAAGCTTGGTCCACCAGGTGTTCAAGAATGGTCCATGGAGAATTCCtctaaaaacaacaacaaaggaAGAGATAATGAAAAGTCTATTAATCTCTCTCTTGGCTACTTCTCTTCCATGTCTAACAACAACAGCAACGATAGGAACCTAACACAAAAGTTCTCTTCTTCTGAAAATTTTTCCTCTCCATGGTCTACAAAGggttcttcttttcttcagtTTCCATCTACAACCCATCAAAGCATCGTAAAAGAATCCTCAGAGTCACAGCCCTGTGGCACCAAAGTAGTAGACTTGCAGTCTGCAGAAAATAAGGCATTTTCACCCCCACCTGCAAATACAGATGTGCCCAACAGCTCCCAGAAAAG AACTGCCCCTGGTCCAGTTGTGGGGTGGCCTCCAGTCCGTACATTTAGAAAGAATCTTGTAAGCAGCAGctcttcaaaagcatctcctGATCCTCAAAATGGAGTCCCAAACAAGAAGATTGCCAGTGAAAAACAAGTTGAAAGTAGCAGCAAAGGTAGGTTTGTGAAGATTAACATGGATGGAATCCCAATTGGTAGGAAAGTGGATCTCAAAGCCTATGACAGCTATGAAAAACTTTCAAAAGCTGTTGATGAACTCTTTAGAGGCCTTCTTGCTG CTCAAAAAGATTCCCCTGCTCATGGAGTAATGAATactgaagaggaagagaaaCCAATCACTGGTGTATTGGATGGCAGTGGCGAATATACTCTCGTTTACGAGGACAATGAAGGAGATAGGATGCTTGTTGGGGATGTCCCATGGCA TATGTTTGTATCTATGGTGAAGAGGCTGCGTGTTTTGAAGAGTTCCGACGTCTCTGCCCTAACTC CTCCTTCTTTTTCAGTATCAAGTGGCAAGCCAGGCAGGACTAAACTGGACTCAGCAgcaatgaaatga
- the LOC120011035 gene encoding auxin-responsive protein IAA26-like isoform X2 produces MDSSKNGKACPNLLDLIPKKGEWLVKRDEERVHVSSVEKSLELKLGPPGVQEWSMENSSKNNNKGRDNEKSINLSLGYFSSMSNNNSNDRNLTQKFSSSENFSSPWSTKGSSFLQFPSTTHQSIVKESSESQPCGTKVVDLQSAENKAFSPPPANTDVPNSSQKRTAPGPVVGWPPVRTFRKNLVSSSSSKASPDPQNGVPNKKIASEKQVESSSKGRFVKINMDGIPIGRKVDLKAYDSYEKLSKAVDELFRGLLAAQKDSPAHGVMNTEEEEKPITGVLDGSGEYTLVYEDNEGDRMLVGDVPWHMFVSMVKRLRVLKSSDVSALTLSSGKPGRTKLDSAAMK; encoded by the exons ATGGATAGTTCGAAGAATGGTAAGGCTTGTCCTAATTTGCTAGATTTGATTCCCAAAAAGGGAGAGTGGCTTGTGAAGAGAGATGAAGAGCGAGTCCATGTGTCCTCTGTGGAGAAAAGCCTTGAATTAAAGCTTGGTCCACCAGGTGTTCAAGAATGGTCCATGGAGAATTCCtctaaaaacaacaacaaaggaAGAGATAATGAAAAGTCTATTAATCTCTCTCTTGGCTACTTCTCTTCCATGTCTAACAACAACAGCAACGATAGGAACCTAACACAAAAGTTCTCTTCTTCTGAAAATTTTTCCTCTCCATGGTCTACAAAGggttcttcttttcttcagtTTCCATCTACAACCCATCAAAGCATCGTAAAAGAATCCTCAGAGTCACAGCCCTGTGGCACCAAAGTAGTAGACTTGCAGTCTGCAGAAAATAAGGCATTTTCACCCCCACCTGCAAATACAGATGTGCCCAACAGCTCCCAGAAAAG AACTGCCCCTGGTCCAGTTGTGGGGTGGCCTCCAGTCCGTACATTTAGAAAGAATCTTGTAAGCAGCAGctcttcaaaagcatctcctGATCCTCAAAATGGAGTCCCAAACAAGAAGATTGCCAGTGAAAAACAAGTTGAAAGTAGCAGCAAAGGTAGGTTTGTGAAGATTAACATGGATGGAATCCCAATTGGTAGGAAAGTGGATCTCAAAGCCTATGACAGCTATGAAAAACTTTCAAAAGCTGTTGATGAACTCTTTAGAGGCCTTCTTGCTG CTCAAAAAGATTCCCCTGCTCATGGAGTAATGAATactgaagaggaagagaaaCCAATCACTGGTGTATTGGATGGCAGTGGCGAATATACTCTCGTTTACGAGGACAATGAAGGAGATAGGATGCTTGTTGGGGATGTCCCATGGCA TATGTTTGTATCTATGGTGAAGAGGCTGCGTGTTTTGAAGAGTTCCGACGTCTCTGCCCTAACTC TATCAAGTGGCAAGCCAGGCAGGACTAAACTGGACTCAGCAgcaatgaaatga
- the LOC120010108 gene encoding clavaminate synthase-like protein At3g21360, whose translation MEIPFLEIGIPQQKHYDPFTFPSVLSPKLSSPSLALFTDSIRANQPYLRSLLHKTGAILFRGFPVVSASDFNDVVEAFGFEELPYVGGAAPRTNVVGRVFTANESPPDQKIPFHHEMAQVPEFPSKLFFFCEVEPGSGGETPLVLSHIVYERMKERYPDFVQRLEEHGLMYIRVLGEDDDPSSPIGRGWKSTFLTKDKSVAEERAAKLGMKLEWTENGVKTIMGPIPAIKYDDSRQRKIWFNSMVAAYTGWKDARNDPEKAVTFGDGKPLPANIIYDCLKILEEECIAIPWQKGDVILIDNWAVLHARRPFNPPRQVLASLCK comes from the exons ATGGAAATCCCTTTTCTGGAGATTGGAATTCCGCAACAAAAACATTATGATCCCTTTACTTTTCCATCTGTTCTATCACCAAAACTTTCGTCTCCTTCTCTGGCTCTCTTCACTGATTCAATCAGAGCCAATCAACCTTATCTTCGGTCACTACTCCACAAAACAGGGGCAATACTCTTCAGGGGATTCCCAGTAGTTTCGGCCTCAGACTTTAACGACGTCGTTGAGGCGTTTGGCTTCGAGGAGTTGCCGTACGTGGGCGGAGCTGCTCCCAGGACTAACGTCGTTGGCCGTGTTTTTACGGCCAATGAGTCCCCTCCTGACCAGAAAATCCCTTTTCACCACGAAATGGCTCAG GTTCCGGAGTTCCCATcaaaattgtttttcttttgtgaagttgaaCCCGGAAGTGGTGGTGAAACTCCTTTGGTGCTTAGCCACATTGTCTATGAGAGGATGAAAGAAAGATATCCTGACTTTGTTCAACGCTTGGAGGAGCATGGGTTAATGTATATACGGGTTTTAGGAGAAGATGATGATCCTTCATCTCCAATTGGACGAGGGTGGAAGTCCACGTTCTTGACCAAGGACAAAAGTGTGGCTGAGGAAAG GGCTGCTAAGCTGGGTATGAAGTTGGAATGGACAGAAAACGGAGTGAAAACAATAATGGGTCCAATACCAGCCATCAAATATGACGATTCAAGACAGCGCAAGATTTGGTTTAATAGCATGGTAGCTGCTTACACAGGTTGGAAGGATGCACGGAATGATCCCGAGAAGGCAGTGACCTTCGGAGATGGCAAACCATTGCCTGCCAATATCATCTATGACTGCTTGAAGATACTTGAAGAGGAATGCATTGCCATTCCTTGGCAGAAGGGGGATGTTATATTAATAGACAACTGGGCAGTTCTTCACGCTCGCAGGCCCTTCAATCCACCCCGCCAAGTACTAGCTTCTCTTTGCAAGTAA
- the LOC120011034 gene encoding ATP phosphoribosyltransferase 2, chloroplastic-like — protein sequence MSTSLRVQCSSSPSPALSFLSSASSSFHSSSPKFSIFSTVCVSVKPVVSTITCSSVQQSQVSVVNGRIDGQVVERSEIRLGLPSKGRMADDTLDLLKDCQLFVKKINPRQYVAEIPQLSNLQVWFQRPKDIVRQLLTGDLDLGIVGFDTVNEYGKGDEDLIIVHDALEYGDCHLSLAIPQYGDFENINSIRELAQMPQWTEEKPLRVATGFTYLGPKFMKENGLKHVTFSTFDGALEAQPAMGSADAILDLVSSGTTLKENNLKEIEGGVVLESQAVLVASRRSLNRKAVRVTTREILERLEAHLRAGGQFTVTANMRGFSAEEVAEKVLRQPLLSGLQGPTVSPVFCKRDGKAVLDYHVIVICVPKKALYDSVRQLREIGASGVLVSPLTYIFDEEPPRWLQLVSKLEN from the exons ATGTCAACATCTCTTCGAGTTCAATgctcttcttctccctctccgGCTCTCTCCTTCCTCTCGTCCGCTTCTTCGTCTTTTCACTCCTCTTCTCCTAAGTTTTCCATTTTTTCTACGGTTTGTGTTTCTGTTAAGCCTGTTGTTTCTACTATCACTTGTTCCTCGGTGCAGCAGTCTCAGGTGAGCGTCGTAAATGGAAGAATCGACGGTCAGGTTGTGGAGAGGAGCGAAATTCGTCTCGGGTTGCCAAGCAAGGGTCGAATGGCAGATGATACTCTCGATCTTCTTAAG GACTGTCAATTGTTTGTCAAGAAGATCAATCCACGACAGTATGTTGCCGAAATCCCTCAG CTATCCAATCTACAAGTCTGGTTCCAGCGGCCAAAAGACATTGTACGACAACTGCTAACTGGAGATTTAGATCTTGGTATTGTGGGTTTTGATACAGTCAATGAATATGGAAAG ggGGATGAAGATCTTATCATTGTTCATGATGCTCTTGAGTACGGCGACTGCCATTTATCCCTTGCA ATTCCCCAATATGgagattttgaaaacataaattcGATTAGGGAGCTAGCACAAATGCCTCAATGGACTGAAGAAAAACCTCTGCGAGTTGCTACTGGCTTCACTTAT tTAGGGCctaaatttatgaaagaaaatggATTGAAGCATGTGACATTTTCAACTTTTGATGGGGCACTGGAAGCCCAGCCTGCG ATGGGGTCAGCTGATGCTATTTTGGACCTTGTGAGTAGTGGAACAACACTCAAAGAAAACAACTTGAAGGAAATTGAAGGCGGAGTAGTGTTGGAGAGCCAG GCTGTTCTTGTCGCAAGCAGGAGATCACTGAACAGGAAAGCTGTGAGGGTTACAACCCGTGAGATCCTCGAAAGACTGGAGGCACATTTGAGGGCAGGTGGTCAGTTCACG GTGACAGCAAACATGAGAGGGTTTAGCGCAGAGGAAGTGGCTGAGAAAGTACTGAGGCAACCATTGTTGTCTGGGTTGCAG GGGCCTACAGTTAGCCCTGTTTTCTGCAAGCGCGATGGAAAGGCTGTCCTTGATTACCATGTAATAGTCATATGTGTACCCAAAAAGGCACTGTACGATTCTGTGCGGCAACTAAGAGAG ATCGGGGCTAGCGGCGTTCTAGTTTCTCCTTTAACCTACATTTTTGATGAAGAGCCACCAAGATGGCTTCAGCTTGTCTCAAAACTTGAGAACTAG
- the LOC120010289 gene encoding hexokinase-1-like: MGKVAVRVAVGMAVVAAVAAVVVRRRMRKDGKYGKAMGIVKELEEKCGTPIGKLRQVADAMTVEMHAGLASEGGSKLKMLISYVDNLPTGNEEGLFYALDLGGTNFRVLRVQLKDGGIANQEFEEVSIPANLMTATSDALFDYIVAELAKFVAQESEEFQVAPGKQRELGFTFSFPVMQSSINSGTLLRWTKGFSIDDTVGQDVVAELTRAMERQGLDMRVTALVNDTVGTLAGGKYFNKDVVAAVILGTGTNAAYVERAQAIPKWHGVLPKSGEMVINMEWGNFRSSHLPLTEYDHALDVESLNPGEQIFEKIISGMYLGEIVRRVLLRMAEEAAFFGETVPEKLKVPFILRTPDMSAIHHDTSSDLNVVAKKFTDILEIPNTSLKARKVVVEICNIVATRGARLAAAGILGILKKLGRDVARDRENQKTVIALDGGLYEHYTEYSKCLENTLDELLGDEVTKSVVIEHSNDGSGIGAALLAASHSQYLNYLEVEE, from the exons ATGGGGAAGGTGGCGGTGAGGGTTGCGGTGGGGATGGCAGTGGTGGCGGCTGTTGCGGCGGTGGTGGtgaggaggaggatgaggaAAGATGGGAAATATGGTAAGGCGATGGGAATAGTGAAGGAGCTGGAAGAGAAGTGTGGAACACCCATTGGGAAGCTAAGACAGGTGGCTGATGCCATGACTGTGGAGATGCATGCTGGGTTGGCATCTGAGGGTGGCAGCAAGCTCAAGATGCTCATCAGCTATGTGGATAATTTGCCTACTGG GAATGAAGAAGGATTGTTTTATGCATTAGATCTCGGTGGAACAAACTTCCGTGTGTTAAGGGTGCAGTTAAAGGATGGTGGTATAGCTAACCAAGAATTTGAGGAGGTGTCGATTCCTGCAAATCTGATGACTGCGACTTCAGAT GCACTATTTGACTATATTGTAGCCGAACTTGCAAAATTTGTCGCTCAAGAGAGTGAAGAATTTCAAGTTGCTCCTGGAAAACAAAGGGAACTCGGCTTCACCTTCTCATTTCCTGTGATGCAATCATCCATAAATTCCGGGACCCTTCTTAGGTGGACAAAAGGCTTCTCTATAGACGATACA GTTGGCCAGGATGTGGTAGCAGAGTTGACAAGAGCCATGGAAAGACAGGGCCTTGATATGCGTGTCACTGCTCTT GTCAATGATACTGTTGGAACATTAGCTGGAGGGAAATATTTCAATAAGGATGTTGTTGCGGCTGTGATCTTAGGTACTGGAACAAATGCTGCTTATGTAGAACGTGCACAGGCAATACCAAAATGGCATGGTGTTCTACCTAAATCCGGGGAGATG GTTATCAACATGGAATGGGGTAACTTTAGGTCATCACATCTCCCGTTGACTGAGTACGATCACGCTTTGGATGTTGAGAGTTTAAACCCAGGGGAGCAG ATTTTCGAGAAGATAATTTCTGGTATGTATTTGGGAGAAATTGTACGAAGAGTTCTATTGAGGATGGCCGAAGAAGCTGCCTTTTTCGGGGAAACTGTTCCAGAAAAACTCAAAGTTCCATTCATATTGAG GACACCTGACATGTCAGCCATTCATCATGACACATCTTCTGATCTTAATGTGGTAGCGAAAAAGTTTACAGATATTTTAGAG ATCCCTAACACCTCCCTCAAAGCGAGAAAAGTGGTTGTTGAGATCTGCAACATAGTGGCAACACGGGGTGCCCGACTTGCAGCTGCTGGGATCTTGGGTATCCTAAAGAAATTGGGAAGAGACGTAGCCAGGGATAGGGAGAACCAGAAGACAGTGATAGCCTTGGACGGTGGATTGTATGAGCACTATACTGAGTACAGCAAGTGCTTGGAGAATACACTTGATGAATTGCTTGGTGACGAAGTTACCAAAAGCGTTGTGATCGAACACTCCAACGATGGCTCAGGCATTGGAGCCGCCCTCCTTGCTGCGTCCCATTCACAGTACCTTAACTACCTTGAAGTTGAAGAGTAA